The following nucleotide sequence is from Halogeometricum borinquense DSM 11551.
TACGCCGTGCTGTTTCGCGTACAGTGCGGCCGCCGCCTCCACGCTGACGCCGAGGCGACGCTGCACATCGTTCACGTCCGCAACCGCGGATTGTTTGTCGTGCCCGTCGGCGACGAGTGCGTCGAGGATTCGTTCGAATGCCGACTGCTCGCGGAGAATCGATTGGTCCGGTTCGTAGTCTTCGGGCACGGTGACCCCCGCGGGATCGAACTCGGCGACGACGTTGCCGTCGTCGCGGGAGACCAAGCCGCGCCCAGCGGCAACATCGATGAGGCGTTTGGCCTGATCGGGCGAGAACCAATCGCGGTCCAACGAGAGAGCGACCACGAACTCGCCTTCGCCCAACTGGTCGGTCCCGCGTTGTTTGAACGGTACCGCCACCGCGACGTCGAGGCTCATGTCCACGTGTCGGGACGCGCCCGCACAAGGAGTTCCCGGTTTCCGCGTGTGGGTCTCCCGGGTTCTTCGTGTGGGTCTTTGAAACACCGTATTCCCCGGGTTCCAAGCGAGTGCTGGACTCGCACACGTCGAAGGCCGATTCGAGCGATTGAAGTACTTACCGGGTTTTTCACCCCGTATGAAGGACCAAGGACGCTCGAAGCGGAAGCGCACCGGCGGGCGACTTCGACCCTCGCACAAGAAG
It contains:
- a CDS encoding DUF2240 family protein, encoding MSLDVAVAVPFKQRGTDQLGEGEFVVALSLDRDWFSPDQAKRLIDVAAGRGLVSRDDGNVVAEFDPAGVTVPEDYEPDQSILREQSAFERILDALVADGHDKQSAVADVNDVQRRLGVSVEAAAALYAKQHGVEVGDAAQKAREEL